One Vibrio neonatus genomic window carries:
- the miaB gene encoding tRNA (N6-isopentenyl adenosine(37)-C2)-methylthiotransferase MiaB produces MSKKLLIKTWGCQMNEYDSSKMADLLNAANGFELTEDPKEADVLLLNTCSIREKAQEKVFHQLGRWKTLKDNKPNVVIGVGGCVATQEGDHIRQRAPYVDVIFGPQTLHRLPEMIKQSQSNDAPVMDISFPEIEKFDRLPEPRAEGATAFVSIMEGCSKYCTYCVVPYTRGEEVSRPMDDVLYEIAQLAEQGVREVNLLGQNVNAYRGPTFDGEICSFANLLRLVASIDGIDRIRFTTSHPLEFTDDIIAVYEDTPELVSFLHLPVQSGSDRILTMMKRPHTAIEYKSIIRKLRKARPDIQISSDFIVGFPGESDQDFQATMKLIRDVDFDMSFSFVFSPRPGTPAADYPCDLTEQEKKERLYELQQTVNAQAMRYSRQMLGTEQRVLVEGPSKKDLMELRARTENNRVVNFEGSADLIGQFVDVKITDVFANSLRGELVRTEAEMDLRSAVSPTEMMTKTRKEDELGVATFTP; encoded by the coding sequence ATGAGTAAGAAACTTCTGATCAAAACCTGGGGCTGCCAGATGAACGAATATGATTCGTCAAAAATGGCTGACCTGCTTAATGCTGCTAATGGATTTGAGCTAACAGAAGATCCGAAAGAAGCGGATGTATTACTACTAAACACCTGCTCAATTCGTGAAAAAGCACAAGAAAAAGTGTTCCACCAGCTTGGCCGTTGGAAAACTTTAAAAGACAACAAACCTAACGTTGTGATTGGTGTGGGCGGCTGTGTAGCAACCCAAGAAGGCGACCATATCCGTCAACGCGCTCCTTATGTTGATGTGATCTTTGGCCCTCAAACCTTGCATCGTCTTCCTGAGATGATCAAACAATCACAAAGCAACGATGCTCCGGTTATGGATATTTCATTCCCAGAGATCGAAAAATTTGATCGTCTTCCAGAACCTCGCGCAGAAGGCGCAACCGCGTTCGTTTCTATCATGGAAGGCTGTTCTAAATATTGTACTTACTGCGTAGTGCCATACACTCGCGGTGAAGAAGTCAGTCGCCCAATGGATGACGTACTTTATGAAATCGCTCAACTTGCAGAGCAAGGCGTGCGTGAAGTCAACCTATTAGGTCAAAACGTAAACGCATACCGTGGACCAACATTTGACGGAGAAATCTGCTCATTTGCTAACTTACTGCGTTTAGTAGCAAGCATTGATGGTATCGACCGTATTCGTTTTACCACCAGCCACCCTCTTGAGTTTACTGACGATATTATTGCGGTTTACGAAGACACTCCTGAGCTTGTGAGCTTCCTACACTTGCCAGTTCAAAGCGGTTCAGACCGTATTTTGACTATGATGAAGCGTCCACATACGGCTATCGAGTACAAATCAATTATTCGTAAGCTGCGTAAAGCTCGCCCTGATATTCAAATCAGCTCCGACTTCATCGTAGGCTTCCCTGGCGAGTCTGACCAAGACTTCCAAGCAACGATGAAACTTATTCGTGACGTTGATTTTGACATGAGCTTTAGCTTTGTCTTCTCTCCACGCCCAGGCACACCTGCAGCGGATTACCCTTGCGATCTGACTGAGCAAGAGAAGAAAGAGCGTTTGTACGAGCTACAGCAAACCGTTAATGCACAAGCAATGCGTTACTCTCGCCAAATGCTAGGTACTGAGCAACGTGTTCTAGTCGAAGGTCCTTCTAAGAAAGATCTTATGGAGCTTCGTGCACGTACCGAAAACAACCGCGTTGTTAACTTTGAAGGCAGTGCAGACCTAATTGGTCAATTCGTTGATGTGAAAATCACTGACGTATTTGCTAACTCTTTACGTGGTGAACTCGTTCGCACAGAAGCGGAAATGGATCTTCGTAGCGCCGTCTCTCCAACAGAGATGATGACTAAGACTCGTAAAGAAGATGAGCTAGGTGTAGCGACCTTTACACCTTAG
- a CDS encoding FAD-dependent oxidoreductase, producing the protein MTRMHFDVAVIGGGMVGAATALGLAKQGKRVAVVEGYKPEPFSASQALDIRISAISKSSVDLLQQLGAWSHVQSKRVFPYMGLETWELDNCRTRFDASSLQLPLLGYMVENRVLQLGIWQALQAYSNVSFYCPDALVDMKTSELGKQIELSSGEQISTSLVVGADGANSKVRHIAGIGVTAWDYRQDCMLINVETDCADTDVTWQWFTPQGPRSYLPMGAGQGCLVWYDSPKRIKQLSQLTPEALKLEIEACFPERIGTVSVNNFASFPLKRRHVQHYCKESVVLVGDSAHTINPLAGQGVNLGFKDVQGLLEVLEEGDYSLDNLKRYQKLRRTDNLLMQTAMDAFYLGFSNNIGPVKLLRNMGLKLADRAGPIKDQALKYALGLYTNRTK; encoded by the coding sequence ATGACACGAATGCATTTTGATGTAGCTGTGATAGGTGGCGGTATGGTTGGGGCTGCAACAGCTCTTGGCTTGGCAAAACAAGGTAAGCGAGTTGCGGTGGTTGAGGGATATAAACCTGAGCCATTTTCTGCATCACAAGCACTGGATATTCGAATCTCTGCAATATCTAAGAGCTCGGTGGATCTACTGCAGCAACTAGGCGCGTGGTCACATGTTCAGAGTAAGCGAGTTTTCCCTTATATGGGACTAGAAACTTGGGAGTTAGATAACTGCCGAACTCGCTTTGATGCATCGTCCTTACAGCTACCTTTGCTAGGTTACATGGTCGAAAATCGCGTGTTGCAACTGGGTATTTGGCAAGCGCTGCAGGCCTATTCTAACGTGAGCTTTTATTGCCCTGACGCTTTAGTGGATATGAAGACAAGTGAACTGGGCAAGCAAATTGAGTTGTCATCGGGCGAGCAGATTAGCACCAGTTTAGTCGTGGGCGCGGATGGGGCAAATTCAAAAGTAAGGCACATTGCAGGGATTGGCGTGACGGCGTGGGATTATCGTCAAGACTGCATGTTGATTAACGTAGAAACAGATTGCGCTGACACTGACGTCACTTGGCAATGGTTTACTCCGCAAGGGCCAAGATCGTATCTTCCTATGGGAGCAGGGCAAGGTTGTTTAGTGTGGTATGACTCTCCTAAACGAATTAAACAATTGAGCCAACTGACACCCGAAGCCCTAAAGCTGGAAATAGAAGCGTGTTTCCCAGAACGTATTGGCACAGTCAGTGTGAATAACTTTGCTTCTTTTCCTTTAAAACGCCGTCACGTACAGCATTACTGTAAAGAGTCTGTGGTGCTAGTAGGAGATTCTGCGCATACCATTAACCCTTTAGCGGGGCAGGGTGTCAATTTAGGCTTTAAAGACGTGCAGGGCTTACTTGAGGTGTTAGAAGAGGGTGATTACTCACTCGATAACCTTAAGCGATATCAAAAACTAAGAAGAACCGATAACTTGCTGATGCAAACAGCGATGGATGCGTTTTACTTGGGGTTTAGCAATAACATAGGCCCTGTAAAGCTATTGAGAAATATGGGATTAAAGTTGGCTGATCGTGCCGGGCCAATAAAAGACCAAGCATTGAAGTATGCGTTAGGGCTTTATACCAATCGTACTAAATAA
- the ychF gene encoding redox-regulated ATPase YchF, with the protein MGFKCGIVGLPNVGKSTLFNALTKAGIEAANFPFCTIEPNTGVVPVPDLRLDALAEIVNPQKILPTTMEFVDIAGLVAGASRGEGLGNKFLANIRETDAIGHVVRCFENENIVHVSGKVSPIEDIEVINLELAMADLDSCERAMHRNAKKAKGGDKDAKFELAVLEKLLPILTEGGMARTVELSKEELLAVGYLNFLTLKPTMYIANVAEDGFENNPFLDAVREYAAKENNVVVPVCAAIESEMAELDDEDRAEFLADMGIEEPGLNRVIRSGYDLLTLQTYFTAGVKEVRAWTIPVGATAPQSAGKIHTDFEKGFIRAEVVGYDDFIQFKGESGAKDAGKWRLEGKDYVVKDGDVIHFRFNV; encoded by the coding sequence ATGGGTTTTAAATGTGGCATCGTTGGTCTTCCAAACGTTGGTAAATCAACTCTTTTCAATGCGCTTACCAAAGCAGGTATCGAGGCGGCAAACTTCCCGTTTTGTACTATCGAACCAAACACAGGCGTTGTTCCTGTGCCAGATCTACGTTTAGACGCTCTTGCTGAAATCGTAAATCCACAAAAAATTCTGCCAACTACAATGGAATTTGTAGACATTGCAGGTCTGGTTGCGGGCGCATCTCGTGGTGAAGGTCTAGGTAACAAATTCCTAGCTAACATCCGCGAAACTGACGCTATCGGACACGTTGTTCGCTGTTTCGAGAACGAAAACATCGTTCACGTATCAGGTAAAGTATCCCCTATCGAAGACATCGAGGTGATTAACCTTGAGCTAGCAATGGCCGATCTTGATAGCTGTGAACGCGCAATGCACCGTAATGCTAAAAAAGCAAAAGGTGGCGATAAAGACGCTAAATTTGAACTGGCTGTTTTAGAAAAACTGCTGCCAATTCTTACTGAAGGCGGCATGGCTCGTACTGTTGAGCTAAGCAAAGAAGAACTACTTGCGGTAGGTTACTTAAACTTCCTAACGCTTAAGCCAACCATGTACATTGCTAACGTGGCTGAAGACGGCTTCGAAAACAACCCATTTTTAGACGCTGTTCGTGAATACGCTGCCAAAGAAAACAATGTTGTTGTTCCTGTATGTGCGGCTATCGAATCAGAAATGGCAGAGCTAGACGATGAAGATCGCGCTGAGTTCTTAGCTGATATGGGCATTGAAGAACCTGGTCTAAACCGCGTTATTCGTTCAGGTTACGATCTACTTACTCTACAAACTTACTTCACCGCTGGCGTGAAAGAAGTGCGTGCATGGACAATCCCTGTTGGGGCTACTGCGCCACAATCAGCGGGTAAGATCCATACTGACTTCGAAAAAGGCTTCATTCGTGCGGAAGTTGTAGGCTACGATGATTTCATCCAGTTCAAAGGTGAAAGTGGCGCTAAAGATGCCGGTAAATGGCGTCTAGAAGGTAAAGATTACGTCGTTAAAGATGGTGACGTTATCCACTTCCGCTTCAACGTATAA
- the pth gene encoding aminoacyl-tRNA hydrolase — translation MSQEIKLLVGLANPGPEYARTRHNAGAWVIEELARVHNVILKNEPKFFGLTGRILVHGQDLRLLIPTTFMNLSGKSVSALAKFYQIKPEEIMIAHDELDLPPGVGKFKKGGGHGGHNGLKDTISKLGNNKDFYRLRIGIGHPGHKDRVAGYVLGKAPAKEQECLDAVVDESVRSLDILLKDGLTKAQNRLHTFKAE, via the coding sequence TAACCCAGGTCCTGAATATGCTAGAACACGTCATAATGCAGGCGCTTGGGTAATCGAAGAATTAGCTCGAGTACATAATGTAATACTAAAAAATGAGCCTAAGTTTTTTGGTTTAACTGGCAGAATTTTGGTCCACGGCCAAGATCTTCGCCTGCTTATCCCAACCACTTTCATGAACCTTTCAGGCAAATCAGTCTCTGCTCTGGCTAAGTTTTATCAAATAAAACCCGAAGAGATAATGATTGCGCACGATGAACTAGACTTACCTCCAGGTGTTGGCAAGTTCAAAAAAGGTGGTGGTCACGGTGGGCATAACGGTCTAAAAGACACCATAAGCAAATTAGGCAATAACAAAGATTTTTACCGACTACGCATCGGCATCGGACACCCTGGTCATAAAGACCGTGTTGCGGGCTATGTATTAGGCAAAGCTCCGGCCAAAGAGCAAGAATGCCTAGATGCCGTAGTCGACGAATCCGTCCGCAGTTTAGATATATTGCTAAAAGACGGTTTAACTAAAGCACAAAATCGCTTACACACGTTCAAAGCAGAATAA